In Halanaerobiales bacterium, the following are encoded in one genomic region:
- a CDS encoding oligopeptide/dipeptide ABC transporter ATP-binding protein, translating into ALLSAIPIADPTYDKERIILEGDVPSPVDPPSGCRFHPRCPKAMDICSEKEPEFKDYGDEHYAACHLLD; encoded by the coding sequence GCTTTACTATCAGCAATACCAATAGCAGATCCAACCTATGATAAGGAAAGAATAATCTTAGAAGGAGATGTACCTAGTCCGGTAGATCCACCATCTGGATGTCGTTTCCACCCACGCTGTCCGAAGGCAATGGATATATGTAGTGAAAAAGAACCTGAATTTAAAGATTATGGTGATGAACATTATGCTGCCTGTCATCTATTAGATTAA